One segment of Rhodanobacter thiooxydans DNA contains the following:
- a CDS encoding DUF932 domain-containing protein — MHLIQSMAYAGETPWHGLGKKLEAKQPIEIWKTSAGMDWQIEESEVRYISGKNNLGVINAFPEQKVLYRSDTKAPLAVVSKRFQVVQPGEILEFYRDLTACNGFELETAGVLREGRKFWALARTGQSTTLKGRDKVDGYLLLATACDGTLATTAQFTSVRVVCNNTLQIALGNANGAIKVPHRSAFDPEAVKRQLGITVSSWDGFVARMKALVDRPVDPDTVEGLLRRVLTYAAPESKAVVVNEQALATVRSLYEGGGRGALMASSRGTAWGLLNSVTEFVDHHRRARSNDHRRDAAWFGQGARIKQRAWDEAMKLVA, encoded by the coding sequence ATGCATCTGATTCAATCAATGGCCTATGCCGGAGAAACCCCGTGGCACGGCCTGGGCAAAAAGCTCGAAGCCAAGCAGCCCATCGAGATCTGGAAGACCAGTGCCGGCATGGACTGGCAGATCGAGGAATCCGAAGTTCGTTACATCAGCGGCAAGAACAACCTGGGCGTCATCAATGCCTTTCCGGAGCAGAAGGTGCTGTATCGCTCCGACACCAAGGCGCCGCTGGCTGTGGTGAGCAAGCGCTTCCAGGTCGTCCAGCCGGGCGAGATTCTGGAGTTCTATCGCGACCTGACCGCCTGCAACGGTTTCGAGCTGGAAACGGCGGGCGTGCTGCGCGAAGGGCGCAAGTTCTGGGCGCTGGCGCGTACCGGCCAGAGCACGACGCTGAAGGGCCGGGACAAGGTTGATGGCTACCTGCTGCTGGCGACGGCCTGCGACGGCACGCTGGCGACCACGGCGCAATTCACCAGCGTCCGCGTGGTCTGCAACAACACACTGCAAATCGCACTGGGAAACGCCAATGGTGCGATCAAGGTGCCGCATCGCAGTGCCTTCGATCCCGAGGCGGTCAAGCGTCAGCTCGGCATCACGGTGTCGTCGTGGGACGGCTTCGTCGCGCGCATGAAGGCGCTGGTGGATCGTCCGGTTGACCCGGATACGGTCGAAGGCTTGTTGCGTCGGGTGCTCACCTACGCAGCTCCAGAGAGCAAGGCCGTTGTGGTCAACGAGCAGGCGCTTGCCACCGTCCGCTCGCTGTACGAAGGCGGTGGTCGCGGTGCCTTGATGGCGTCCAGTCGCGGCACGGCGTGGGGTCTGCTCAACAGCGTGACCGAGTTTGTCGACCACCACCGGCGCGCGCGCAGTAACGATCACCGTCGTGATGCCGCGTGGTTCGGCCAAGGCGCGCGGATCAAGCAGCGCGCCTGGGACGAAGCGATGAAGCTGGTCGCGTGA
- a CDS encoding helix-turn-helix transcriptional regulator, which translates to MAKKDGSNFTLEGIFRRLLRFMAEFSSAQRMLRESEVAHRTGLSPSTIRNRCTVGHSSFDPEFPQPRVLGSGKNRSAVGWLQSEILDWMNTRPKAYLTDQLNNRAKVAKNVRGHASDKEGFML; encoded by the coding sequence ATGGCTAAAAAAGATGGTTCCAATTTCACGCTGGAAGGGATTTTCCGGCGGCTTCTCCGCTTCATGGCCGAGTTCAGCAGCGCACAGCGCATGCTGCGGGAATCCGAAGTGGCGCATCGCACGGGTCTCAGCCCGTCCACGATCCGCAATCGTTGCACGGTTGGTCATTCCTCGTTTGATCCCGAGTTCCCGCAGCCGCGGGTCTTGGGGAGCGGGAAAAATCGTTCGGCTGTCGGTTGGCTTCAAAGCGAAATCCTCGACTGGATGAACACACGCCCCAAGGCCTATTTGACCGACCAACTGAACAACCGTGCAAAGGTGGCGAAAAACGTGCGTGGCCATGCTTCTGACAAGGAGGGATTCATGCTGTGA
- a CDS encoding YqaJ viral recombinase family protein, translating into MNKQNAAVRLVDTKKLPYGQWLDVRRNGIGSSDAAAAVGLCPYKSQLELWMEKTGRTPPEEVRPGQDDPRYWGTLLEPMVATAYQERTGHKVRKLNAVLQHPTFNFMLANIDREIVGVPGVHVLECKTAGEFGSRLWKDGVPEYVQLQVQHQLAVTGKAAADVAVLLCGQQLEIHRIERDDEVIARLVVLETRFWEYVEKDIEPPADGSESAAKALRKLYRGNDTRLDFTRDADLGHAFDALATLKGELEAMEHEAESLKQMIQQAMGDASKAAFAHGEVTYKRAKDSTTLDAKRLMAECPDVAALYAVTRPGARRFVLSRTSDSDERTTTC; encoded by the coding sequence ATGAACAAGCAAAACGCGGCCGTGAGGCTGGTGGATACCAAGAAGCTGCCCTATGGGCAGTGGCTCGACGTGCGTCGTAACGGTATCGGCAGCTCGGACGCCGCTGCTGCCGTGGGCCTGTGTCCGTACAAGAGCCAGTTGGAACTGTGGATGGAAAAGACCGGTCGCACGCCGCCGGAAGAGGTGCGCCCCGGGCAGGACGACCCACGCTACTGGGGCACCCTGCTGGAACCGATGGTGGCGACGGCCTATCAGGAACGCACCGGCCACAAGGTGCGCAAGCTCAACGCCGTGCTCCAGCACCCGACGTTCAACTTCATGTTGGCGAATATCGACAGGGAAATCGTCGGCGTGCCGGGTGTGCATGTGTTGGAGTGCAAGACCGCCGGCGAGTTCGGCTCGCGATTGTGGAAGGACGGGGTTCCGGAATACGTCCAACTGCAAGTGCAGCACCAACTGGCGGTCACCGGCAAAGCCGCTGCCGACGTGGCCGTGCTGCTGTGCGGGCAGCAACTGGAGATCCACCGCATCGAACGGGACGATGAAGTGATTGCCCGCCTGGTCGTGCTGGAAACCCGGTTCTGGGAGTACGTGGAGAAGGACATCGAGCCACCAGCTGATGGCAGCGAATCGGCCGCCAAGGCCCTGCGGAAGTTGTATCGCGGTAACGACACCCGCCTGGACTTCACCCGCGACGCAGACCTCGGGCACGCCTTTGATGCGCTGGCAACGCTCAAGGGTGAGTTGGAAGCGATGGAGCACGAAGCCGAATCGCTCAAGCAGATGATCCAGCAGGCGATGGGCGACGCCAGCAAGGCGGCCTTCGCCCACGGCGAGGTGACCTACAAGCGCGCCAAGGACAGCACCACGCTGGATGCCAAGCGACTGATGGCCGAGTGCCCGGATGTCGCCGCCCTGTACGCCGTGACCCGCCCCGGCGCTCGCCGGTTCGTGTTGTCGCGGACTTCTGATAGTGATGAGAGGACAACGACATGCTGA
- a CDS encoding inovirus-type Gp2 protein codes for MVGKKRGKPAKVPSVSLREDMRRGIEASETRYQMYARGMVHKANGESSITEEIDEPEQLRRMDRLVKRIAKKDENAVHMATGKGLLTYGHLTPMLTSLGKAVLDVCMDTIPMIEMAYPGCRLKNKNQTGMVTEYHFDDPYRLDDLKVVFNPYITIMLRACQKAMPWLVRGGGKRLDLSDQRAVKALSHLLRFVRRVCRTKRFKRIHNDYEHSARENLRACCKFMATKFADYSRLLILRIELYIAPEFKAWAMTDAGDRCVRRFRRALREKRIVPDVVAWICKREFGFRRGMHCHVLVAMDGHKHKQAEMYARMIGEAWQRRFSDGYGTYFNCWSRRSQYSLNCLGLVHISDRMMLLGLREAIRYITKTDCLVVTGYPRDLWKGIDRGSWHGAKRGAPRKAHHDLALVNEILRHA; via the coding sequence ATGGTAGGAAAGAAAAGAGGCAAGCCCGCCAAGGTACCGAGTGTCAGCCTGCGGGAGGACATGCGGCGTGGGATAGAAGCCAGCGAGACGCGCTACCAGATGTACGCCCGGGGCATGGTGCACAAGGCCAACGGCGAATCATCCATCACCGAGGAGATCGACGAACCCGAGCAGCTGAGGCGCATGGATAGGCTGGTGAAGCGCATTGCAAAGAAAGATGAGAATGCAGTCCATATGGCGACCGGAAAAGGTCTCCTCACTTACGGGCACCTCACTCCCATGCTCACGTCACTGGGCAAGGCGGTTCTGGACGTGTGCATGGACACCATCCCCATGATCGAAATGGCGTATCCGGGATGTCGCTTGAAAAACAAGAATCAAACGGGGATGGTCACGGAATACCATTTTGACGACCCTTACCGGCTGGATGACCTGAAGGTCGTATTCAATCCGTACATCACCATCATGCTGCGCGCTTGCCAGAAGGCGATGCCGTGGCTTGTGCGGGGCGGTGGTAAGCGTCTGGATCTGAGTGACCAGCGGGCCGTCAAGGCTCTCAGTCATCTGTTGCGCTTCGTGCGCCGCGTTTGTCGAACCAAAAGGTTCAAGCGTATCCATAACGACTACGAGCATAGCGCACGGGAGAACCTGCGGGCGTGCTGCAAGTTCATGGCGACCAAGTTCGCCGACTATTCACGGCTGCTGATCCTCCGCATCGAGCTCTACATCGCGCCGGAGTTCAAGGCCTGGGCCATGACTGACGCGGGTGACCGTTGCGTTCGTCGGTTTCGTCGAGCTCTGCGCGAGAAGCGGATTGTGCCGGACGTGGTCGCGTGGATTTGCAAGCGCGAATTCGGCTTTCGTCGTGGCATGCACTGCCATGTGCTGGTCGCCATGGACGGACACAAGCACAAGCAGGCAGAGATGTATGCCCGCATGATCGGCGAGGCGTGGCAGCGGCGTTTCAGCGACGGCTATGGAACGTACTTCAACTGCTGGTCTCGGCGTTCGCAGTACTCGCTGAATTGTCTTGGCCTGGTTCATATCAGCGACCGGATGATGCTGCTCGGCCTGCGCGAGGCGATCCGCTACATCACGAAAACCGATTGCCTTGTAGTCACCGGCTATCCCCGCGATTTGTGGAAGGGCATTGATCGCGGATCGTGGCACGGGGCGAAGCGTGGGGCGCCGCGTAAGGCCCATCATGATCTCGCTTTGGTCAACGAGATCCTGCGCCATGCCTAG